A window of Ignavibacterium sp. contains these coding sequences:
- a CDS encoding CPBP family intramembrane glutamic endopeptidase — protein MTELTKVLKKEIEDFISTLKGLDRKIVTVFLAVAVLQTFSWYFTSRRFFRENLFEYFLQHKDPYLIEYLYWFSGDFLTFVIPTIFIIKFFFKENIADYGFRLGERRQGFVLSIIFLSVMIPIIWFASSSNDFIQKYPHLSSARESWNVFIIYEFGMLVYMIGWEFIWRGFMLFGLEKKFGSYAIFIQMIPFVILHNGKPFLETLGSVPGGIALGWLALRTRSFYYCVAVHIGVMYLIDLISVIRFRTNEYGIGIESIFNIIGHIF, from the coding sequence TTGACAGAGTTAACCAAAGTGCTCAAAAAAGAGATAGAAGATTTCATTTCGACTTTAAAAGGTCTTGACAGAAAAATTGTCACTGTGTTTTTGGCTGTTGCAGTTCTCCAGACTTTCAGTTGGTATTTTACTTCAAGAAGATTTTTTCGTGAAAATTTATTTGAATACTTTCTTCAACATAAAGATCCATATCTTATCGAATACCTTTACTGGTTTTCAGGAGATTTTTTAACATTTGTTATTCCCACAATTTTTATCATCAAATTTTTTTTCAAAGAAAATATTGCAGACTATGGCTTCAGATTAGGAGAACGGAGGCAAGGATTTGTTCTAAGTATAATTTTTTTATCAGTTATGATTCCAATTATCTGGTTTGCTTCTTCTTCAAATGATTTCATTCAGAAATATCCTCATCTTTCTTCTGCAAGAGAATCGTGGAATGTTTTTATAATATATGAATTTGGAATGTTGGTGTATATGATTGGTTGGGAATTTATCTGGAGAGGATTTATGTTATTTGGTCTCGAAAAGAAATTTGGTTCTTATGCAATTTTCATTCAGATGATACCATTTGTGATTTTACATAACGGTAAACCATTTTTAGAAACACTTGGCTCAGTCCCAGGTGGCATCGCTCTGGGTTGGCTTGCTTTGAGAACCAGATCATTTTATTATTGCGTAGCAGTTCATATTGGTGTTATGTATTTAATAGATTTGATTTCTGTGATTCGATTCCGAACTAACGAATATGGAATTGGTATCGAATCAATTTTTAATATTATTGGTCACATCTTTTAA
- the groES gene encoding co-chaperone GroES, translating into MADFKIKPLADRVVVKPAEAEEKTAGGIILPDTAKEKPIEGTVVAVGPGKTSDDGKLIKPEVKVGDRVLYGKYSGTEVTIDGEEYLIMRESDIFGIINK; encoded by the coding sequence ATGGCAGATTTTAAAATAAAACCTTTAGCTGATCGCGTAGTTGTTAAACCAGCAGAAGCTGAAGAAAAAACTGCTGGAGGAATTATACTTCCCGATACCGCTAAAGAAAAACCAATTGAAGGAACTGTTGTTGCTGTTGGTCCAGGAAAAACAAGTGATGATGGAAAACTGATTAAACCGGAAGTAAAGGTAGGTGACAGAGTGCTTTACGGAAAATACAGCGGTACTGAAGTAACAATTGATGGTGAGGAATATCTCATCATGCGCGAGAGTGATATTTTCGGAATTATTAATAAATAA
- a CDS encoding anion transporter, whose translation MNETAYYLSIFTITLTLIGIAIGSYPGFRMNRATIALVGATTLVIINNLSLEDTARLVDINTIMLLFAMMVLNINLRLSGFFNIIANRIIRIAKTPQQLLALIIFSSGFLSSLFLNDTIVLMFTPLLIEVVLKLKRNPLPYLIALATSANVGSVATIVGNPQNMIIGIFSGLSFVEFALKLIPIAFFGMIIIWAIIVLIYKEEFRVKVYLESEVFHPKIFKPLLIKSSIVLFIMLVAFISGLPIALSALGASALLLITRRIKPERVFIELDWSLLVFFSGLFIVTDLLNQILISPNFNGNVEVITNNPLVDLSIISLILSNLISNVPAVLVLSPIIKQLGNTDIYWLALAMSSTFAGNLTLLGSVANLIVAESAKRHGVTISFSEYLKSGIPITILTFLVGIIWLVFLL comes from the coding sequence ATGAATGAAACAGCGTATTATCTTAGTATTTTCACTATTACATTAACTTTAATCGGAATTGCAATCGGAAGTTATCCAGGATTCCGAATGAACCGTGCAACAATTGCATTAGTTGGTGCGACAACTCTGGTAATAATTAATAATTTATCTTTGGAAGATACCGCCCGACTTGTGGACATAAATACTATAATGCTTTTATTCGCAATGATGGTATTAAATATTAATCTGAGACTTTCCGGTTTTTTTAATATCATAGCCAACAGAATAATACGCATAGCAAAAACGCCACAGCAATTATTAGCACTCATAATTTTTTCATCTGGATTTTTATCGAGTCTATTTCTAAATGATACAATAGTTTTAATGTTTACTCCACTTTTAATAGAAGTTGTTCTGAAATTAAAAAGGAATCCTCTTCCCTATCTTATAGCATTAGCTACTTCAGCCAATGTAGGAAGTGTTGCAACCATAGTGGGTAATCCTCAAAATATGATAATAGGAATTTTCTCCGGATTGAGTTTTGTTGAATTTGCTTTAAAGCTTATTCCAATTGCTTTTTTCGGAATGATTATAATATGGGCAATTATTGTTTTAATTTATAAAGAAGAATTTCGTGTAAAGGTTTATCTGGAATCTGAAGTATTTCATCCGAAAATTTTCAAACCACTCCTGATTAAAAGTTCAATCGTTCTTTTCATAATGCTTGTAGCTTTCATTTCAGGATTGCCAATTGCTCTATCTGCCTTAGGCGCTTCTGCTTTATTACTAATTACAAGAAGAATTAAACCTGAGAGAGTCTTCATAGAGCTTGACTGGTCTTTGTTAGTTTTCTTTTCCGGATTATTCATCGTAACGGATTTATTAAATCAGATTTTAATTTCTCCTAACTTTAATGGAAATGTTGAAGTCATCACCAATAATCCTTTGGTTGATCTTTCTATTATTTCCTTGATCTTAAGCAATTTAATATCAAATGTTCCGGCTGTTTTAGTCTTAAGTCCAATAATAAAACAACTGGGAAATACAGATATTTACTGGCTGGCGTTGGCTATGTCTTCAACTTTTGCGGGAAATCTTACACTCCTCGGTTCTGTAGCAAATCTGATTGTTGCCGAATCAGCTAAAAGACATGGAGTAACTATATCATTTTCCGAATATTTGAAAAGTGGAATTCCAATCACAATTCTGACCTTTTTAGTCGGGATTATCTGGCTTGTTTTTCTCCTTTAA
- a CDS encoding pyridoxine 5'-phosphate synthase, with translation MRLAINVDHIATLRNARGESQPDPVTAALIAEQAGADGIVVHLREDRRHINERDVRLLRELITTKLDLEMAATEEIIKIACDVGPELATIVPEKRMELTTEGGINVIDNISLLKDTIKELHQYEIEVSLFIEPDVNQIDASAEIESDFIEIHTGIFANALSEEEQFDELDRIRIAARHAKKLGLGVNAGHGLNYSNIKVFREVKEIDEVSIGHSIISRAVFVGMNKAVKEMIDLINFR, from the coding sequence ATGAGACTTGCAATTAATGTTGATCACATCGCCACTTTAAGAAATGCAAGAGGAGAAAGTCAGCCGGATCCTGTTACGGCTGCTTTAATTGCTGAACAAGCTGGTGCAGATGGTATTGTTGTTCATCTTCGGGAAGACAGAAGACACATAAATGAAAGAGATGTTAGATTATTAAGAGAACTAATTACTACTAAACTCGATCTTGAAATGGCTGCAACTGAAGAAATTATTAAAATAGCTTGTGATGTTGGGCCCGAGCTAGCCACAATTGTTCCAGAAAAAAGAATGGAATTGACGACTGAGGGTGGTATCAATGTAATTGATAACATTTCATTATTAAAAGATACTATTAAAGAACTACACCAATACGAAATTGAAGTATCTTTATTTATTGAACCTGATGTTAATCAGATTGATGCATCAGCTGAAATAGAAAGTGATTTTATAGAAATTCACACAGGAATTTTTGCAAATGCTTTGTCTGAAGAAGAGCAATTTGACGAACTTGACAGGATAAGAATTGCGGCAAGGCACGCAAAAAAACTAGGCTTGGGAGTAAACGCCGGACATGGTTTAAATTATTCTAATATTAAAGTCTTTAGAGAAGTTAAAGAAATTGATGAAGTAAGTATTGGTCACTCAATAATCTCCCGTGCAGTTTTTGTGGGAATGAACAAGGCAGTAAAAGAAATGATAGATTTAATCAATTTTAGGTAA